TGGATCAGCAGCGGCAGCGCTATGCGCAAATCAAGCAAGCCTGGGATAACAAACAGATGGACCAGGTGACGCAGCTGATGCCGACGCTGCAGGATTACCCGCTCTACCCGTATCTGCAATACCGGCTGCTGGCGCAGGATCTCGATCAAGAGACGCCGCTGGCGGTGAAGAATTTTATTCAACAGTATCCTACGCTGCCGCCGGCGCGCTCGCTCTCAACACGCTTTGTGAATGTGTTGGCCAATCGTCAGGACTGGCAAGGCGTGCTCAGCTTCAGCCCGGATGAGCCGAAACCGGTGCAGGCGCGCTGTAACTGGTATTACGCCAAATGGGCCACCGGGCAACAGCAGGCGGCGTTTGCCGGGGCCAAAGAGATTTGGCTGCGCGGCACCGCGTTGCCGAATGACTGTGACAAGCTGTTCTCGGTCTGGCAAGCCAGCGGGCAGCTCTCGCCGATCACCATTCTGGAGCGTATCCGTCTGGCGATGAAAGCCGGTAACGATAGCCTGGTGAATTATCTGGCGAAAATGCTGCCAGCGGATTATCAAACCACCGCCAGCGCGCTGATTGCGCTGCAGCAGAATCCGCAAACCGTCACTACCTTTGCCAGCAGCATGGGCCCCACTGATTTCACCCGCATGGCGACCAGCTATGCCTTCGCCCGCGTGGCGCGTGAGGATATGGACAACGCGCGCATGATGATTCCGCAACTGGTGCAGGCGCAGAAGATGAGCCAGGCCGATGAGCAGGATCTGAAAGAGACGGTGGTATGGCGCATGATGGGCGCGGATCTCACCAGCGAGCAGGCGCGCTGGCGTGATGCGGTAGTGATGAACAGCGAATCCACCGCGCTGGTGGAGCGCCGTGTTCGTCTGGCGCTGAGCCAGAACGATCGCCGCGGGCTGAATACCTGGATCGCGCGTTTGCCGGTGGAAGCCAAAGAGAAAGATGAGTGGCAATACTGGCAGGCCGATTTGCTGATTTCTCAGGGCCGCAAAGAGGAAGCGAACGACATTCTGCGCAAGCTGATGCAGGCGCGCGGCTTCTATCCGATGGTGGCGGCGCAACGTCTTGGCGTGGAGTATCCGTTGCAGGTTGATAAAGCGCCGGCAGCTGATAATAACGTGGTGCAGGGCGCGGAAATGGCGCGCGTGCGCGAGCTGATGTACTGGGGGTTGGATAACCTGGCGCGCAGCGAATGGGCCAATCTGATCTCCAGTAAAACTCATTCCCAGCAGCAGATGCTGGCGCGTTATGCCAACGAGCAGGATTGGTGGGATCTCAGCGTGCAGGCCACCATTACCGCGAAAATGTGGGATAGCCTGAAAGA
The sequence above is drawn from the Pantoea nemavictus genome and encodes:
- the sltY gene encoding murein transglycosylase — protein: MEKWRYWMLGICLVSTASSAWADSLDQQRQRYAQIKQAWDNKQMDQVTQLMPTLQDYPLYPYLQYRLLAQDLDQETPLAVKNFIQQYPTLPPARSLSTRFVNVLANRQDWQGVLSFSPDEPKPVQARCNWYYAKWATGQQQAAFAGAKEIWLRGTALPNDCDKLFSVWQASGQLSPITILERIRLAMKAGNDSLVNYLAKMLPADYQTTASALIALQQNPQTVTTFASSMGPTDFTRMATSYAFARVAREDMDNARMMIPQLVQAQKMSQADEQDLKETVVWRMMGADLTSEQARWRDAVVMNSESTALVERRVRLALSQNDRRGLNTWIARLPVEAKEKDEWQYWQADLLISQGRKEEANDILRKLMQARGFYPMVAAQRLGVEYPLQVDKAPAADNNVVQGAEMARVRELMYWGLDNLARSEWANLISSKTHSQQQMLARYANEQDWWDLSVQATITAKMWDSLKERFPLAWQNLYQQYTSDKGIPPSYAMAISRQESAWNPKARSPVGASGLMQVMPGTATHTVKMYNIPGYVNSSQLLDPQTNIQIGTQYLEYVYQQFGQNRIFASAAYNAGPGRVRSWQKTSGGNLDAVAFIETIPFSETRGYVKNVLAYDAYYRYFMGKPDKILADSEWNRQY